The genomic segment GGCAAGTTTTATATCGATCACCTTTCTACAAGAAAAACCTTTCAGAAATCCAAATTGCTATCGGAACATGGATTTTGAACTTGTAATATCTTTTCGCCCTCACTATGGTGCTGGATTATTCATGCTGAGTGTGTGTGAGAAACTCTCAGATCGTCCCCCTGAACAGGGATTTATAAATCAATTAGTCATATATTTACCTTTTTTTGATAGGGTCTTGTTTCCCTAATTCAATTATTTCGGACAGGCAAGTTCGAAACTAATTTTAAATATATGTAAATAGATTCGAGTTTATTTCACAACACACCCAAATATATCCCAATACATTTTTCATTGTTGACCGGATAAACAGAACAATCGCCCCAACCAGCGATGTCCTGTTTCCTGTACACAGGTTAAAGATTAAAAATGGGAACGATTTCTTAAAGATTAGACTTAGTCCGACATAGAGAAAGAAGGGTTGAATGCTGTATTTTAATGTTTTCGGTCAGATGATGGGGGTGCTGCGTCGTGATGAGGAGTGGTGTTTATACCATTGCTCGGAGCGGGGACTTCGTTTGCCGATTTTTGATGTGATTATTCCCTCCGAGCTTGGGGAGGATGAGCTGGGCGACTTTTTGGGTAAGGCCTATGCCCACCTTGCAAAGTGTGGGCAGCGGCGGGTGGTAGCCGTTAGCTAACGCCGTGGCACAGAGCGCTGAGCTCTTTAAGAAACTCCTGATTGTCATGCTGGCGGCGCATGGCGAGGAAGAGATCTTTTGCTTCACTGTACTGTTGGCGCAGGTAGGTTAACCATTGTTTGCAGCGGTGTGCGAGATACTCGGGGTTATCCCGGCTCATCAGCTCGGCATATTCAACCAGCAACTGAGCGGTTTGTTGCCAGCTATAGCTAGATTCTCCACGGATACTCCGGGCCAGGTTTGGCAGGTTGAGGGCTCCGCGGCCGATCATCAGGCTGCTGCAGCCGGTTTGCCGGAGGCACTCCTGAGCATCCCACTGATCCCAGATCTCGCCATTGGCGATCACAGGTATCTCAATGGCCCGGTTGATCTCACCTATCTTCTGCCAGTCGATTTTATCGGCGCGGTAGCCATCGACCTTGGTTCGGCCATGGACACAGAGCTCGCTGGCCCCGGCGGCTTCGATAAGCTGGGCGATTTTCAGGCAATCTTCGCTGTGATCCCATCCCAGGCGTATCTTGGCACTTACCGGCAGATGGGATGGCACCGCGTCGCGCACCGCTTTGACCACCGAATAGATAGATTCAGGCTCCTGTAACATGAAGGCTCCGCCCTGGGAGCGGTTCACATTCTTGGCCGGGCAGCCAAAGTTTAGATCGACACCCGGAGAGCCCATCTCACAGGCTTGCAACGCATTATCTGCCATCGCCCGGGGGTTTTGTCCCAATAGCTGGACTCTTACCGGCACTCCGGCGATCTGTGATCCCTGGTTTAACTCAGGGTAGTGACGCAGAAAAACCTTTTTGGGAAGTGTCTGGTCGATGATCCGGATAAAGGCACCGATACACAGATCAAAACCCCCCTGAGCACACAATAGTTCGCGCAGGCTGTGATCCAGAACACCTTCCATCGGCGCGAGAATAATGCGCATGAGAGCCTCGTTGCTGAAAAAGAGCGCATTTAAGCAAAATAACGGCACAGGCTCAAGGGAAAAGGCTCGGAAACTACCCGGCCCGCAGGCCGGGAGCGGAGTTAGCTATGGGAGCGGATGGTAAATCCCTGTGGCAGGTTATAGCCCCGGGCTGCCAGCACGCCGCGCAGCTCGTCGGGACGATCGCTGATGATGCCATCAATGCCCCAGTTAATCAGCTTGACCACCTGAGGGTAGTTGAACTCTGTGCCCTCCTGCTCCGGCCATCCCCAGACGACGACCTTGAGCCCAAGCTTATGGGCCTCATCGATCTGAGCCTTGGTGATATCCATTTCGTAGGGCTCCCAGGCGGCGCCTCCCAGTTTTTTCACAAGCCTTGGCCAGGAGTTACCATAATCCTGGACCTTGTAACCCGCGGTCCAGGCGGTGGAATCACTGCTGTCACCATTGGCGGTGAGATAGGCGGTTTTAATCTTAGGATCCAGTTTATTGAGGGCGATGAGACAGGCAAAATCAAAGGCCTGAACCTCGGTTCTGTCGATCACATCCTCCTGCTTGAGCAGGGTATAGAGGGCCTTGGCGTACTGCTCCGGGGTAGCGCTCTGTTCGGGGTGGGTGGGATCGTTTTTGATCTCAATCTGGAAAC from the Dongshaea marina genome contains:
- a CDS encoding DUF7661 family protein: MLYFNVFGQMMGVLRRDEEWCLYHCSERGLRLPIFDVIIPSELGEDELGDFLGKAYAHLAKCGQRRVVAVS
- a CDS encoding tRNA-dihydrouridine synthase, with the protein product MRIILAPMEGVLDHSLRELLCAQGGFDLCIGAFIRIIDQTLPKKVFLRHYPELNQGSQIAGVPVRVQLLGQNPRAMADNALQACEMGSPGVDLNFGCPAKNVNRSQGGAFMLQEPESIYSVVKAVRDAVPSHLPVSAKIRLGWDHSEDCLKIAQLIEAAGASELCVHGRTKVDGYRADKIDWQKIGEINRAIEIPVIANGEIWDQWDAQECLRQTGCSSLMIGRGALNLPNLARSIRGESSYSWQQTAQLLVEYAELMSRDNPEYLAHRCKQWLTYLRQQYSEAKDLFLAMRRQHDNQEFLKELSALCHGVS
- a CDS encoding glycerophosphodiester phosphodiesterase family protein, with the translated sequence MKKTLIAMGTATLLFAAGCSAASQVEQFNGKPLDGQNVQIYSHRGGRGLGPENTMANYRSSLRMGVDYIDMDINMTKDGVLVVTHDLGLNPNITRDSQGNFIKKSLLIHDLTYQQLQSYNVGELKPGTAYAKFFPYQLAEKDAKIPTLKQVIEYTKRVAGDKVGFQIEIKNDPTHPEQSATPEQYAKALYTLLKQEDVIDRTEVQAFDFACLIALNKLDPKIKTAYLTANGDSSDSTAWTAGYKVQDYGNSWPRLVKKLGGAAWEPYEMDITKAQIDEAHKLGLKVVVWGWPEQEGTEFNYPQVVKLINWGIDGIISDRPDELRGVLAARGYNLPQGFTIRSHS